In Syngnathus scovelli strain Florida chromosome 11, RoL_Ssco_1.2, whole genome shotgun sequence, one DNA window encodes the following:
- the brpf3a gene encoding bromodomain and PHD finger-containing protein 3 isoform X1 — protein MQKARRWECKTAVIALNMGRARGRGRGRGRGSAGQLRSPSPYKLQLSPSRETLTYAQAQKIVEVDLEGRLHRINISDPLPVITEDEMMAQDIVECNSNKENSVQTQRRKPSNNKGRKYCKNVSQQNKRLGSQQQTASTNSLQLQSTLPEPTFRTFSSVSPLEASPLPTAYYRFIEKSGEELDRVAEYDMDEEDLAWLEMVNQKRVCDGHASVSADTFELLIDRLERESILESRSLALSQCTVDEDAFCCVCLDDECLNSNVILFCDICNLAVHQECYGVPYVPEGQWLCRCCLQSPSRPVDCVLCPNQGGAFKQTSDGRWAHVVCAIWIPEVCFANTVFLEPVEGVANIPTARWKLTCYLCKQKGHGASIQCHKANCYRAFHVTCAQKAGLYMKIDPVRETGVNGTTFSVKKTAYCEHHSPEGSRRDGSGDESVEGRLVGGRGNRGQRSYTQSSPMPPAKKASKGLKKKSTKGPTRRSNVPVLLVPQIPSHRLNKICTGVEVQRKNQFMQRLHSYWLLKRQSRNGMPLIRRLHSHMQAHRTTEQCVQKEPDEKLCAAREELRYWQKLRQDLERARLLVELIRKRERLKREHVGHDFANSHQNPNHETMDYTFQMKVQQAATELKLTPALVLLRTTLEQLQEKDTAKIFSQPVNLAEVPDYLEFVSRPMDLSTMRVKLEGHAYCSVADLEEDFELMISNCLKYNSKDTMFHKTALQLREVGRAILRHAHRQSQSIGLDPSTGMHLPDSPNKHGFQQCTWDDVDSLLDPDNRLHLSTDEQLKALLDKLDVVTSMRTSGGRTKRIRLLRREINMLRQKLNQQQTLNAKGEEEEEETKEKKSKRKIVENGIVSADDSPPVLELTCPASSPLPGDAPLEPPVLGIVTGGRRSPGRSYKRQRPSRSGNKSQGEDEAEVGETPFSQPEAVHEGTPLGTPPASPALGVGRRTSVLFKKAKNGARAGKKKSPSQHNGKAAEDPTNGVPASPHSPRANITVLPPTPPSPHSRHLRSQGHSSDSEADKHSDLTNVKHISEEHDEDQKLNCMASPPKRSRGKPALAKDLINDIGDISESGNLALLCPDSKTELAPLDLVWAKCRGYPSYPAMIVDPDMPQEGLLHNGIPIPVPPVEVLKLGEWRRTETGQKLFLVLFFDTKRTWQWLPRDKLLPMGMDDTVDKLRLMEGKKPSVRKSVHTAYDRAMMHLNRIRGNLNFTPTSNFI, from the exons AAAATGTGTCACAGCAGAACAAGCGACTTGGCTCCCAGCAGCAAACGGCATCCACCAATTCCCTCCAGTTGCAGAGTACGCTCCCAGAGCCCACCTTCCGTACATTTAGCTCCGTGAGCCCCCTGGAAGCCTCTCCCTTGCCCACCGCCTACTACCGCTTCATTGAGAAGTCCGGTGAGGAGCTGGACAGAGTCGCAGAGTACGATATGGACGAGGAAGACCTGGCCTGGCTGGAGATGGTGAATCAGAAACGAGTGTGCGACGGCCACGCGTCCGTGTCCGCTGACACTTTCGAGCTTCTGATCGACCGTCTGGAAAGAGAGTCCATCTTAGAATCTCGCAGCCTGGCACTGTCGCAGTGCACCGTGGACGAGGACGCGTTCTGCTGCGTGTGCCTGGACGACGAGTGCCTGAACAGCAACGTCATCCTCTTCTGCGACATCTGCAACCTGGCCGTGCACCAGGAGTGCTACGGCGTGCCGTATGTACCCGAGGGCCAGTGGCTGTGCCGCTGCTGCCTGCAGTCGCCTTCCCGCCCTGTAGATTGCGTGTTGTGTCCCAATCAAGGAGGTGCCTTCAAGCAGACCAGCGACGGACGCTGGGCCCACGTGGTGTGTGCCATCTGGATCCCGGAAGTATGCTTTGCCAACACGGTCTTCCTGGAGCCTGTGGAGGGCGTGGCGAACATCCCTACCGCCCGCTGGAAGCTCACCTGTTACctgtgcaagcagaagggccacGGCGCGTCCATCCAGTGCCACAAAGCCAACTGCTACCGCGCCTTTCACGTCACCTGCGCCCAGAAAGCCGGACTCTACATGAAGATAGACCCTGTACGTGAGACGGGCGTCAACGGGACCACCTTCTCGGTGAAGAAGACCGCCTACTGCGAGCACCACTCCCCGGAGGGGTCGCGACGGGACGGGTCTGGAGATGAGTCGGTGGAAGGGAGACTGGTTGGAGGAAGGGGAAACAGGGGGCAGCGCTCTTACACTCAGAGCTCCCCAATGCCACCAGCAAAGAAGGCATCCAAGGGACTGAAGAAGAAGAGCACGAAAGGGCCCACACGTCGTTCCAATGTGCCTGTGCTGCTTGTGCCTCAAATTCCCTCTCACAG GCTGAACAAGATCTGCACAGGAGTAGAAGTCCAGCGGAAGAATCAGTTCATGCAAAGGCTTCACAGTTACTGGCTACTGAAGCGACAGTCGCGAAATGGGATGCCTCTAATACGACGACTTCACTCCCACATGCAGGCCCACCGGACTACCGAACAG TGTGTTCAGAAGGAGCCGGATGAGAAACTGTGCGCTGCCCGAGAGGAGCTGCGTTACTGGCAGAAGTTGAGGCAAGACCTGGAAAGAGCCAGACTACTGGTGGAACTCATTCGCAAGAGAGAGCGGCTAAAGAGGGAACACGTGGGTCATGATTTTGCCAATTCTCACCAAAACCCAAATCATGAAACGATGGACTATACTTTTCAGATGAAAGTCCAGCAGGCTGCCACAGAGCTGAAGCTAACACCGGCGTTGGTGCTCCTGCGGACGACTTTGGAGCAGCTGCAAGAGAAGGACACTGCCAAAATCTTTTCTCAACCTGTCAATCTAGCAGAG GTCCCAGACTACCTGGAGTTTGTATCCCGGCCCATGGACTTGTCCACCATGCGGGTCAAGCTGGAGGGTCATGCCTACTGCTCTGTTGCCGACTTGGAGGAGGACTTTGAGCTCATGATCTCCAACTGCCTCAAGTACAACTCCAAAGACACCATGTTCCATAAAACGGCCTTGCAGCTGCGCGAGGTGGGCAGAGCCATCCTTCGCCACGCCCACAGGCAGTCACAGAGCATCGGCCTGGACCCGAGCACCGGTATGCACCTGCCTGATTCTCCCAACAAGCACGGCTTTCAACAGTGTACCTGGGATGACG TTGACTCCCTCTTGGACCCCGATAACAGGCTACACCTGAGCACAGATGAGCAGCTCAAGGCCTTGCTGGACAAACTGGACGTGGTGACGTCCATGCGGACAAGCGGCGGACGCACCAAGCGCATTCGACTACTGCGGCGAGAAATCAACATGCTGAGGCAGAAGCTGAACCAGCAGCAGACTCTTAACGCCAagggggaagaggaggaggaggagacaaaAGAAAAGAAGTCAAAAAGGAAGATTGTGGAGAATGGAATTGTGTCTGCAG ATGACTCACCTCCTGTGTTAGAACTTACATGTCCGGCGTCATCGCCGCTTCCTGGCGACGCTCCACTGGAACCGCCCGTCCTGGGCATCGTAACGGGAGGCCGACGCTCTCCCGGACGCTCCTACAAGCGGCAGAGACCATCACGAAGCGGCAACAAAAGCCAGGGCGAGGACGAGGCCGAAGTGGGCGAAACGCCGTTTTCCCAACCGGAGGCCGTTCATGAGGGCACGCCCTTGGGGACGCCGCCAGCCTCACCCGCGCTGGGCGTCGGCCGGCGCACGTCCGTCTTGTTTAAGAAAGCCAAAAACGGTGCGAGAGCTGGTAAAAAGAAATCTCCGTCGCAGCACAACGGCAAAGCGGCAGAGGATCCGACCAACGGCGTCCCCGCCAGTCCGCATTCACCCCGTGCCAACATTACTGTCCTGCCACCCACTCCTCCCTCGCCTCACTCACGCCACCTGAGATCTCAAGGCCACAGCTCAGACAGCGAGGCGGACAAACACTCTG ACCTAACAAATGTAAAACACATCTCGGAGGAACACGACGAAGACCAAAAACTCAA CTGCATGGCGTCACCTCCAAAACGCAGCCGAGGGAAACCCGCGCTGGCCAAGGATCTCATCAACGACATTGGAGATATCTCTGAATCGG GCAATCTTGCACTTCTTTGTCCAGACAGCAAGACGGAATTGGCCCCTCTTGATCTGGTGTGGGCCAAATGCAGAGGATATCCATCATACCCTGCCATG ATCGTTGACCCAGACATGCCCCAGGAAGGACTCCTCCATAACGGCATCCCCATCCCAGTGCCTCCTGTGGAGGTGCTCAAGCTGGGCGAGTGGAGGCGGACTGAGACTGGACAAAAGCTCTTCCTGGTGCTCTTCTTTGACACCAAACGGACCTG GCAGTGGCTCCCTCGGGATAAACTGCTGCCCATGGGAATGGATGACACAGTGGACAAACTTCGCCTGATGGAAGGCAAGAAGCCGAGCGTTCGCAAGTCGGTGCACACGGCGTACGACCGAGCCATGATGCACTTGAACCGCATCCGAGGCAACCTTAACTTCACCCCCACCTCTAACTTTATATGA
- the brpf3a gene encoding bromodomain and PHD finger-containing protein 3 isoform X2, with the protein MQKARRWECKTAVIALNMGRARGRGRGRGRGSAGQLRSPSPYKLQLSPSRETLTYAQAQKIVEVDLEGRLHRINISDPLPVITEDEMMAQDIVECNSNKENSVQTQRRKPSNNKGRKYCKNVSQQNKRLGSQQQTASTNSLQLQSTLPEPTFRTFSSVSPLEASPLPTAYYRFIEKSGEELDRVAEYDMDEEDLAWLEMVNQKRVCDGHASVSADTFELLIDRLERESILESRSLALSQCTVDEDAFCCVCLDDECLNSNVILFCDICNLAVHQECYGVPYVPEGQWLCRCCLQSPSRPVDCVLCPNQGGAFKQTSDGRWAHVVCAIWIPEVCFANTVFLEPVEGVANIPTARWKLTCYLCKQKGHGASIQCHKANCYRAFHVTCAQKAGLYMKIDPVRETGVNGTTFSVKKTAYCEHHSPEGSRRDGSGDESVEGRLVGGRGNRGQRSYTQSSPMPPAKKASKGLKKKSTKGPTRRSNVPVLLVPQIPSHRLNKICTGVEVQRKNQFMQRLHSYWLLKRQSRNGMPLIRRLHSHMQAHRTTEQKEPDEKLCAAREELRYWQKLRQDLERARLLVELIRKRERLKREHVGHDFANSHQNPNHETMDYTFQMKVQQAATELKLTPALVLLRTTLEQLQEKDTAKIFSQPVNLAEVPDYLEFVSRPMDLSTMRVKLEGHAYCSVADLEEDFELMISNCLKYNSKDTMFHKTALQLREVGRAILRHAHRQSQSIGLDPSTGMHLPDSPNKHGFQQCTWDDVDSLLDPDNRLHLSTDEQLKALLDKLDVVTSMRTSGGRTKRIRLLRREINMLRQKLNQQQTLNAKGEEEEEETKEKKSKRKIVENGIVSADDSPPVLELTCPASSPLPGDAPLEPPVLGIVTGGRRSPGRSYKRQRPSRSGNKSQGEDEAEVGETPFSQPEAVHEGTPLGTPPASPALGVGRRTSVLFKKAKNGARAGKKKSPSQHNGKAAEDPTNGVPASPHSPRANITVLPPTPPSPHSRHLRSQGHSSDSEADKHSDLTNVKHISEEHDEDQKLNCMASPPKRSRGKPALAKDLINDIGDISESGNLALLCPDSKTELAPLDLVWAKCRGYPSYPAMIVDPDMPQEGLLHNGIPIPVPPVEVLKLGEWRRTETGQKLFLVLFFDTKRTWQWLPRDKLLPMGMDDTVDKLRLMEGKKPSVRKSVHTAYDRAMMHLNRIRGNLNFTPTSNFI; encoded by the exons AAAATGTGTCACAGCAGAACAAGCGACTTGGCTCCCAGCAGCAAACGGCATCCACCAATTCCCTCCAGTTGCAGAGTACGCTCCCAGAGCCCACCTTCCGTACATTTAGCTCCGTGAGCCCCCTGGAAGCCTCTCCCTTGCCCACCGCCTACTACCGCTTCATTGAGAAGTCCGGTGAGGAGCTGGACAGAGTCGCAGAGTACGATATGGACGAGGAAGACCTGGCCTGGCTGGAGATGGTGAATCAGAAACGAGTGTGCGACGGCCACGCGTCCGTGTCCGCTGACACTTTCGAGCTTCTGATCGACCGTCTGGAAAGAGAGTCCATCTTAGAATCTCGCAGCCTGGCACTGTCGCAGTGCACCGTGGACGAGGACGCGTTCTGCTGCGTGTGCCTGGACGACGAGTGCCTGAACAGCAACGTCATCCTCTTCTGCGACATCTGCAACCTGGCCGTGCACCAGGAGTGCTACGGCGTGCCGTATGTACCCGAGGGCCAGTGGCTGTGCCGCTGCTGCCTGCAGTCGCCTTCCCGCCCTGTAGATTGCGTGTTGTGTCCCAATCAAGGAGGTGCCTTCAAGCAGACCAGCGACGGACGCTGGGCCCACGTGGTGTGTGCCATCTGGATCCCGGAAGTATGCTTTGCCAACACGGTCTTCCTGGAGCCTGTGGAGGGCGTGGCGAACATCCCTACCGCCCGCTGGAAGCTCACCTGTTACctgtgcaagcagaagggccacGGCGCGTCCATCCAGTGCCACAAAGCCAACTGCTACCGCGCCTTTCACGTCACCTGCGCCCAGAAAGCCGGACTCTACATGAAGATAGACCCTGTACGTGAGACGGGCGTCAACGGGACCACCTTCTCGGTGAAGAAGACCGCCTACTGCGAGCACCACTCCCCGGAGGGGTCGCGACGGGACGGGTCTGGAGATGAGTCGGTGGAAGGGAGACTGGTTGGAGGAAGGGGAAACAGGGGGCAGCGCTCTTACACTCAGAGCTCCCCAATGCCACCAGCAAAGAAGGCATCCAAGGGACTGAAGAAGAAGAGCACGAAAGGGCCCACACGTCGTTCCAATGTGCCTGTGCTGCTTGTGCCTCAAATTCCCTCTCACAG GCTGAACAAGATCTGCACAGGAGTAGAAGTCCAGCGGAAGAATCAGTTCATGCAAAGGCTTCACAGTTACTGGCTACTGAAGCGACAGTCGCGAAATGGGATGCCTCTAATACGACGACTTCACTCCCACATGCAGGCCCACCGGACTACCGAACAG AAGGAGCCGGATGAGAAACTGTGCGCTGCCCGAGAGGAGCTGCGTTACTGGCAGAAGTTGAGGCAAGACCTGGAAAGAGCCAGACTACTGGTGGAACTCATTCGCAAGAGAGAGCGGCTAAAGAGGGAACACGTGGGTCATGATTTTGCCAATTCTCACCAAAACCCAAATCATGAAACGATGGACTATACTTTTCAGATGAAAGTCCAGCAGGCTGCCACAGAGCTGAAGCTAACACCGGCGTTGGTGCTCCTGCGGACGACTTTGGAGCAGCTGCAAGAGAAGGACACTGCCAAAATCTTTTCTCAACCTGTCAATCTAGCAGAG GTCCCAGACTACCTGGAGTTTGTATCCCGGCCCATGGACTTGTCCACCATGCGGGTCAAGCTGGAGGGTCATGCCTACTGCTCTGTTGCCGACTTGGAGGAGGACTTTGAGCTCATGATCTCCAACTGCCTCAAGTACAACTCCAAAGACACCATGTTCCATAAAACGGCCTTGCAGCTGCGCGAGGTGGGCAGAGCCATCCTTCGCCACGCCCACAGGCAGTCACAGAGCATCGGCCTGGACCCGAGCACCGGTATGCACCTGCCTGATTCTCCCAACAAGCACGGCTTTCAACAGTGTACCTGGGATGACG TTGACTCCCTCTTGGACCCCGATAACAGGCTACACCTGAGCACAGATGAGCAGCTCAAGGCCTTGCTGGACAAACTGGACGTGGTGACGTCCATGCGGACAAGCGGCGGACGCACCAAGCGCATTCGACTACTGCGGCGAGAAATCAACATGCTGAGGCAGAAGCTGAACCAGCAGCAGACTCTTAACGCCAagggggaagaggaggaggaggagacaaaAGAAAAGAAGTCAAAAAGGAAGATTGTGGAGAATGGAATTGTGTCTGCAG ATGACTCACCTCCTGTGTTAGAACTTACATGTCCGGCGTCATCGCCGCTTCCTGGCGACGCTCCACTGGAACCGCCCGTCCTGGGCATCGTAACGGGAGGCCGACGCTCTCCCGGACGCTCCTACAAGCGGCAGAGACCATCACGAAGCGGCAACAAAAGCCAGGGCGAGGACGAGGCCGAAGTGGGCGAAACGCCGTTTTCCCAACCGGAGGCCGTTCATGAGGGCACGCCCTTGGGGACGCCGCCAGCCTCACCCGCGCTGGGCGTCGGCCGGCGCACGTCCGTCTTGTTTAAGAAAGCCAAAAACGGTGCGAGAGCTGGTAAAAAGAAATCTCCGTCGCAGCACAACGGCAAAGCGGCAGAGGATCCGACCAACGGCGTCCCCGCCAGTCCGCATTCACCCCGTGCCAACATTACTGTCCTGCCACCCACTCCTCCCTCGCCTCACTCACGCCACCTGAGATCTCAAGGCCACAGCTCAGACAGCGAGGCGGACAAACACTCTG ACCTAACAAATGTAAAACACATCTCGGAGGAACACGACGAAGACCAAAAACTCAA CTGCATGGCGTCACCTCCAAAACGCAGCCGAGGGAAACCCGCGCTGGCCAAGGATCTCATCAACGACATTGGAGATATCTCTGAATCGG GCAATCTTGCACTTCTTTGTCCAGACAGCAAGACGGAATTGGCCCCTCTTGATCTGGTGTGGGCCAAATGCAGAGGATATCCATCATACCCTGCCATG ATCGTTGACCCAGACATGCCCCAGGAAGGACTCCTCCATAACGGCATCCCCATCCCAGTGCCTCCTGTGGAGGTGCTCAAGCTGGGCGAGTGGAGGCGGACTGAGACTGGACAAAAGCTCTTCCTGGTGCTCTTCTTTGACACCAAACGGACCTG GCAGTGGCTCCCTCGGGATAAACTGCTGCCCATGGGAATGGATGACACAGTGGACAAACTTCGCCTGATGGAAGGCAAGAAGCCGAGCGTTCGCAAGTCGGTGCACACGGCGTACGACCGAGCCATGATGCACTTGAACCGCATCCGAGGCAACCTTAACTTCACCCCCACCTCTAACTTTATATGA
- the brpf3a gene encoding bromodomain and PHD finger-containing protein 3 isoform X5, producing the protein MQKARRWECKTAVIALNMGRARGRGRGRGRGSAGQLRSPSPYKLQLSPSRETLTYAQAQKIVEVDLEGRLHRINISDPLPVITEDEMMAQDIVECNSNKENSVQTQRRKPSNNKGRKYCKNVSQQNKRLGSQQQTASTNSLQLQSTLPEPTFRTFSSVSPLEASPLPTAYYRFIEKSGEELDRVAEYDMDEEDLAWLEMVNQKRVCDGHASVSADTFELLIDRLERESILESRSLALSQCTVDEDAFCCVCLDDECLNSNVILFCDICNLAVHQECYGVPYVPEGQWLCRCCLQSPSRPVDCVLCPNQGGAFKQTSDGRWAHVVCAIWIPEVCFANTVFLEPVEGVANIPTARWKLTCYLCKQKGHGASIQCHKANCYRAFHVTCAQKAGLYMKIDPVRETGVNGTTFSVKKTAYCEHHSPEGSRRDGSGDESVEGRLVGGRGNRGQRSYTQSSPMPPAKKASKGLKKKSTKGPTRRSNVPVLLVPQIPSHRLNKICTGVEVQRKNQFMQRLHSYWLLKRQSRNGMPLIRRLHSHMQAHRTTEQKEPDEKLCAAREELRYWQKLRQDLERARLLVELIRKRERLKREHMKVQQAATELKLTPALVLLRTTLEQLQEKDTAKIFSQPVNLAEVPDYLEFVSRPMDLSTMRVKLEGHAYCSVADLEEDFELMISNCLKYNSKDTMFHKTALQLREVGRAILRHAHRQSQSIGLDPSTGMHLPDSPNKHGFQQCTWDDVDSLLDPDNRLHLSTDEQLKALLDKLDVVTSMRTSGGRTKRIRLLRREINMLRQKLNQQQTLNAKGEEEEEETKEKKSKRKIVENGIVSADDSPPVLELTCPASSPLPGDAPLEPPVLGIVTGGRRSPGRSYKRQRPSRSGNKSQGEDEAEVGETPFSQPEAVHEGTPLGTPPASPALGVGRRTSVLFKKAKNGARAGKKKSPSQHNGKAAEDPTNGVPASPHSPRANITVLPPTPPSPHSRHLRSQGHSSDSEADKHSDLTNVKHISEEHDEDQKLNCMASPPKRSRGKPALAKDLINDIGDISESGNLALLCPDSKTELAPLDLVWAKCRGYPSYPAMIVDPDMPQEGLLHNGIPIPVPPVEVLKLGEWRRTETGQKLFLVLFFDTKRTWQWLPRDKLLPMGMDDTVDKLRLMEGKKPSVRKSVHTAYDRAMMHLNRIRGNLNFTPTSNFI; encoded by the exons AAAATGTGTCACAGCAGAACAAGCGACTTGGCTCCCAGCAGCAAACGGCATCCACCAATTCCCTCCAGTTGCAGAGTACGCTCCCAGAGCCCACCTTCCGTACATTTAGCTCCGTGAGCCCCCTGGAAGCCTCTCCCTTGCCCACCGCCTACTACCGCTTCATTGAGAAGTCCGGTGAGGAGCTGGACAGAGTCGCAGAGTACGATATGGACGAGGAAGACCTGGCCTGGCTGGAGATGGTGAATCAGAAACGAGTGTGCGACGGCCACGCGTCCGTGTCCGCTGACACTTTCGAGCTTCTGATCGACCGTCTGGAAAGAGAGTCCATCTTAGAATCTCGCAGCCTGGCACTGTCGCAGTGCACCGTGGACGAGGACGCGTTCTGCTGCGTGTGCCTGGACGACGAGTGCCTGAACAGCAACGTCATCCTCTTCTGCGACATCTGCAACCTGGCCGTGCACCAGGAGTGCTACGGCGTGCCGTATGTACCCGAGGGCCAGTGGCTGTGCCGCTGCTGCCTGCAGTCGCCTTCCCGCCCTGTAGATTGCGTGTTGTGTCCCAATCAAGGAGGTGCCTTCAAGCAGACCAGCGACGGACGCTGGGCCCACGTGGTGTGTGCCATCTGGATCCCGGAAGTATGCTTTGCCAACACGGTCTTCCTGGAGCCTGTGGAGGGCGTGGCGAACATCCCTACCGCCCGCTGGAAGCTCACCTGTTACctgtgcaagcagaagggccacGGCGCGTCCATCCAGTGCCACAAAGCCAACTGCTACCGCGCCTTTCACGTCACCTGCGCCCAGAAAGCCGGACTCTACATGAAGATAGACCCTGTACGTGAGACGGGCGTCAACGGGACCACCTTCTCGGTGAAGAAGACCGCCTACTGCGAGCACCACTCCCCGGAGGGGTCGCGACGGGACGGGTCTGGAGATGAGTCGGTGGAAGGGAGACTGGTTGGAGGAAGGGGAAACAGGGGGCAGCGCTCTTACACTCAGAGCTCCCCAATGCCACCAGCAAAGAAGGCATCCAAGGGACTGAAGAAGAAGAGCACGAAAGGGCCCACACGTCGTTCCAATGTGCCTGTGCTGCTTGTGCCTCAAATTCCCTCTCACAG GCTGAACAAGATCTGCACAGGAGTAGAAGTCCAGCGGAAGAATCAGTTCATGCAAAGGCTTCACAGTTACTGGCTACTGAAGCGACAGTCGCGAAATGGGATGCCTCTAATACGACGACTTCACTCCCACATGCAGGCCCACCGGACTACCGAACAG AAGGAGCCGGATGAGAAACTGTGCGCTGCCCGAGAGGAGCTGCGTTACTGGCAGAAGTTGAGGCAAGACCTGGAAAGAGCCAGACTACTGGTGGAACTCATTCGCAAGAGAGAGCGGCTAAAGAGGGAACAC ATGAAAGTCCAGCAGGCTGCCACAGAGCTGAAGCTAACACCGGCGTTGGTGCTCCTGCGGACGACTTTGGAGCAGCTGCAAGAGAAGGACACTGCCAAAATCTTTTCTCAACCTGTCAATCTAGCAGAG GTCCCAGACTACCTGGAGTTTGTATCCCGGCCCATGGACTTGTCCACCATGCGGGTCAAGCTGGAGGGTCATGCCTACTGCTCTGTTGCCGACTTGGAGGAGGACTTTGAGCTCATGATCTCCAACTGCCTCAAGTACAACTCCAAAGACACCATGTTCCATAAAACGGCCTTGCAGCTGCGCGAGGTGGGCAGAGCCATCCTTCGCCACGCCCACAGGCAGTCACAGAGCATCGGCCTGGACCCGAGCACCGGTATGCACCTGCCTGATTCTCCCAACAAGCACGGCTTTCAACAGTGTACCTGGGATGACG TTGACTCCCTCTTGGACCCCGATAACAGGCTACACCTGAGCACAGATGAGCAGCTCAAGGCCTTGCTGGACAAACTGGACGTGGTGACGTCCATGCGGACAAGCGGCGGACGCACCAAGCGCATTCGACTACTGCGGCGAGAAATCAACATGCTGAGGCAGAAGCTGAACCAGCAGCAGACTCTTAACGCCAagggggaagaggaggaggaggagacaaaAGAAAAGAAGTCAAAAAGGAAGATTGTGGAGAATGGAATTGTGTCTGCAG ATGACTCACCTCCTGTGTTAGAACTTACATGTCCGGCGTCATCGCCGCTTCCTGGCGACGCTCCACTGGAACCGCCCGTCCTGGGCATCGTAACGGGAGGCCGACGCTCTCCCGGACGCTCCTACAAGCGGCAGAGACCATCACGAAGCGGCAACAAAAGCCAGGGCGAGGACGAGGCCGAAGTGGGCGAAACGCCGTTTTCCCAACCGGAGGCCGTTCATGAGGGCACGCCCTTGGGGACGCCGCCAGCCTCACCCGCGCTGGGCGTCGGCCGGCGCACGTCCGTCTTGTTTAAGAAAGCCAAAAACGGTGCGAGAGCTGGTAAAAAGAAATCTCCGTCGCAGCACAACGGCAAAGCGGCAGAGGATCCGACCAACGGCGTCCCCGCCAGTCCGCATTCACCCCGTGCCAACATTACTGTCCTGCCACCCACTCCTCCCTCGCCTCACTCACGCCACCTGAGATCTCAAGGCCACAGCTCAGACAGCGAGGCGGACAAACACTCTG ACCTAACAAATGTAAAACACATCTCGGAGGAACACGACGAAGACCAAAAACTCAA CTGCATGGCGTCACCTCCAAAACGCAGCCGAGGGAAACCCGCGCTGGCCAAGGATCTCATCAACGACATTGGAGATATCTCTGAATCGG GCAATCTTGCACTTCTTTGTCCAGACAGCAAGACGGAATTGGCCCCTCTTGATCTGGTGTGGGCCAAATGCAGAGGATATCCATCATACCCTGCCATG ATCGTTGACCCAGACATGCCCCAGGAAGGACTCCTCCATAACGGCATCCCCATCCCAGTGCCTCCTGTGGAGGTGCTCAAGCTGGGCGAGTGGAGGCGGACTGAGACTGGACAAAAGCTCTTCCTGGTGCTCTTCTTTGACACCAAACGGACCTG GCAGTGGCTCCCTCGGGATAAACTGCTGCCCATGGGAATGGATGACACAGTGGACAAACTTCGCCTGATGGAAGGCAAGAAGCCGAGCGTTCGCAAGTCGGTGCACACGGCGTACGACCGAGCCATGATGCACTTGAACCGCATCCGAGGCAACCTTAACTTCACCCCCACCTCTAACTTTATATGA